The Vanrija pseudolonga chromosome 1, complete sequence genomic sequence CCTCGATTGGTGACATCCGTGAGAAGCTTCACTTCAGACCTTGTGCTTGTCACTAACCACTTCGCCCAGGCTCTCGCCTCATCCGTCTCATTCCCCTGCCGCCCAAAGGGCAGGAAGAGTCTGAGGCGGACGTGGAGCGTCGCGCGATCTACAACCTCATGGCGCACCGATTCCCTGCTGACGCGCCTGAGAGCGTCGTCCGAGAGCGGTGGGAAGAGATTGTTGAGGGACGTGGCGAGCTGTGGAATGGTGTGGGAGAAGACAAGAAGGAGTGCATTCGAGGTTAGTAGCTCACACGACGACCGAAGCTCACGCCAGCCTTCCTCGTCCATTTCCAGACGCTCTGTCTCCGCCGTGCACACAAGCGCTTCTCCTTCCGAAACTTCTCTCTGGGAAACGGGTTCTTgaccggcgcgcgcgacctgtTCAGCAACCTCCCAAGTGCCATCTTCCTCTTCAAGTCTGTCGGTGGTGTGAACGTGAGTTATGGCTGTGAGAGCCGGGCTAACCGAGCAGGAGGGAGCGCAGGTCATTCCCGTCATCAACACCAATCGCAAGTATCTAAACAGTGGTTACCAACTGACAGAGCAGAAACAATCACCATTGCGGTCCAGCTTGTGGGTCTGGCTGTTCGACGGCACCTAGCCAGGACTCTGCTCACTCCCACAGGAAAACCAGAGCACCATCGTGGGGCAGTGCAACATCTCCCACCCAACACCAAGCTCAAACCCGCTCTTGAGACACAACGCTGGTGGCGTCCCAGTTGTCCCGGTGCCCATCAacggcggtgcgcggcggcacggaaCGAGGCGCGACTCGCGGACATTCGACACGGCAGAAAGTGCACTGGCGACGCCAGAGCGAGGAACCACGCCATTGTTGCCAGGCGAGGAGAGGGAAGATTCGGGTGGAAATCTTGCGTACACGAAGGGCATGAAGGAGGTCCCGCTCGAGTCGCGCATCGAGCGCCTGTTCTACATCAACCTCTACGGTCAGGTGAGCGTCCTCACTCTCCGCTCCACTGACGTCCAGGAAATCTTCCCCGAGCCCAACACCGACTTCTACAACGCATTGGACAAGCGCGATGTACTTGTCTACAGCTGTGGGTCTCTGTGGACCAGTATCGTGCCGTGTATTGCCCTGCGCGGTTTGGGGACGTCGATCGCTCAATCCAAGTCGCTCAAGGCGAAGGTTGTTCTCCGTAAGCTGCCAAGCCTATGTACACGAGCCAGCTTACACTCCCAGTGAACTCTGTAAATGACCGTGAGACCGGCGACTACACTGCCATGGACTACATCGACACGAT encodes the following:
- the YNL011C_1 gene encoding putative protein, whose amino-acid sequence is MTTVPTASGLSYLVISGGTGANSFASAFGRAPAFVLPVSDDGGSSAEILRCFGGPSIGDIRSRLIRLIPLPPKGQEESEADVERRAIYNLMAHRFPADAPESVVRERWEEIVEGRGELWNGVGEDKKECIRAFLVHFQTLCLRRAHKRFSFRNFSLGNGFLTGARDLFSNLPSAIFLFKSVGGVNEGAQVIPVINTNRKYLNKTITIAVQLENQSTIVGQCNISHPTPSSNPLLRHNAGGVPVVPVPINGGARRHGTRRDSRTFDTAESALATPERGTTPLLPGEEREDSGGNLAYTKGMKEVPLESRIERLFYINLYGQVSVLTLRSTDVQEIFPEPNTDFYNALDKRDVLVYSCGSLWTSIVPCIALRGLGTSIAQSKSLKAKVVLLNSVNDRETGDYTAMDYIDTIANMLRHYDVPVPLRASFGEGVPWETRSFITHVAYLEGGKVPVDEKAIRERGINVIRIPAAIHQTPEGKTPLFKSSTVSWAMDRVVEDIGH
- the YNL011C_1 gene encoding putative protein codes for the protein MTTVPTASGLSYLVISGGTGANSFASAFGRAPAFVLPVSDDGGSSAEILRCFGGPSIGDIRSRLIRLIPLPPKGQEESEADVERRAIYNLMAHRFPADAPESVVRERWEEIVEGRGELWNGVGEDKKECIRAFLVHFQTLCLRRAHKRFSFRNFSLGNGFLTGARDLFSNLPSAIFLFKSVGGVNEGAQVIPVINTNRKYLNKTITIAVQLENQSTIVGQCNISHPTPSSNPLLRHNAGGVPVVPVPINGGARRHGTRRDSRTFDTAESALATPERGTTPLLPGEEREDSGGNLAYTKGMKEVPLESRIERLFYINLYGQEIFPEPNTDFYNALDKRDVLVYSCGSLWTSIVPCIALRGLGTSIAQSKSLKAKVVLLNSVNDRETGDYTAMDYIDTIANMLRHYDVPVPLRASFGEGVPWETRSFITHVAYLEGGKVPVDEKAIRERGINVIRIPAAIHQTPEGKTPLFKSSTVSWAMDRVVEDIGH